A segment of the Parasphingopyxis algicola genome:
CCGGGCTGCGTGGTCCGCGCCCGGCCGATCGCCGTGCTCAACCTCGAAGACGAGCATGGCGGCGACGAGAAGCTGCTCTGCGTCCCGATCGACTCCACCTTCCCCTATTACCGCAAGATCGGCGAAGGCGGCGACCTGCCCGAAATCGTGATGCAGCAGATCGAGCATTTCTTCACCCATTACAAGGACCTGGAACCGGAAAAATGGGTCCGGGTCGGCAAATGGGGCGACGCGGAAGAGGCGCGGCGGATCGTCGTCGAAAGCATCGAGCGGCTGAGCGCGAAAACATGACGGCAACGGAGCGCAGCTGGTGGTGGCGGTGCGCGGGCGCGGGCCTGATCGTCATTCTGGTCAGCCTCTATTTCGGCATGATCCCGAATATCGAGGGCTGCGCGCCGGATATCGGCGCCGACAATCTCGGCTCGATCATCGCCTTCGAACTGGTCCGCACGCCGGTCGATGTCGCCGCCTTGTTCGGCACGCCGCCCTGCACCGAACCGTTCCTCGCCGCCATGCGCCACGCCACCTGGGTCGATGCGCTGCTGTTCATTCCCGCCTATTCGGCCTTTCTGATCTGCGCGCTGATTGCGCTGCGCGGCTATGGCGGATCACTGGCCGGCGTCGGCATCGCTGCCGTCGCCGCCGCCGCTCTGTTCGATCAGGTCGAGGGCTTCTGGCTCTTCATGATCATGGACAGCCTGCCGGGCAGCCAAGGCGAGATCAACTGGCTGATCCCGGCCGTCCGCGCCAAGTTCGCCTTGCTCGGCGTTGGCGCGATCTGCATCGGCGTACTCCTGACCCGCCATAAGGGCATGGGCTTCGTCTTCGGCGCGATCATCGCTCTCGGCGGCGCCGCGACGACGGCGCTGATCGTCGATGACGCCTATGGCGCACTCACGATACAGGGATCGGCCATCGCCTGGCTTGCCCTGTTCGTCGTCGCCTTCCTGTATGCTATCATCCGGATGAACCCGCGCGCGTTGGTCGCCGACGTCCGGTCCGTCGACTAGGGACGGGATCTAGACCTTCGGCTTCTTCCGGCGCGGCCTCTTGGGTGATTTCTTTTGGGGCGCGCGCTCGCCTGCTTCGACGCCCAGCCGCGCCCATTGCCGCATGGCATCGGGATCGTCGTACACGTCGAGCGGCGCGCGGCGATAGTTCATCGTCCCGATCTTGCCGTCCTTGCCGGTGAATTCGAACTTGCCGAGGCCTTCGGCTTCGAACGCGCCCTCGTTCGCGGCATCGCTCTTGAAATAGAGATCGCCGCCGTCAACCAGCGCGAAGACCGTACCGCCGCAATAGAGGACGGCGCCGCCCATTATCTTGCGCATCGTCACCCGCCCGATCGGCTCCAGGCATTCGCCGACCCAGTCGACAAGGCCCTCGTCCACGCTCATGCGACGGCTGCCTCCACCATCTCCGCCTTTTTCGGCCGCCGCCAAGCGACGAGCAGGCAACCGGCCACGATCAGCGCGGTGCCGGCGATCGTCATCCAGGTGACGGCCTCGCCGAAGAAATACCAGCCGAAGATCGCCGCCCAGATAAAAGCGCTATATTCGAGGC
Coding sequences within it:
- the ppa gene encoding inorganic diphosphatase, with amino-acid sequence MNIDLIPVGDDPPENVNVIIEVPVGGEPVKYEFDKASGALFVDRILHTPMRYPANYGFVPHTLSPDGDPLDALVVARSPFMPGCVVRARPIAVLNLEDEHGGDEKLLCVPIDSTFPYYRKIGEGGDLPEIVMQQIEHFFTHYKDLEPEKWVRVGKWGDAEEARRIVVESIERLSAKT
- a CDS encoding TfoX/Sxy family protein — encoded protein: MSVDEGLVDWVGECLEPIGRVTMRKIMGGAVLYCGGTVFALVDGGDLYFKSDAANEGAFEAEGLGKFEFTGKDGKIGTMNYRRAPLDVYDDPDAMRQWARLGVEAGERAPQKKSPKRPRRKKPKV